A single Salmo salar chromosome ssa19, Ssal_v3.1, whole genome shotgun sequence DNA region contains:
- the LOC106579437 gene encoding probable vesicular acetylcholine transporter-A, with the protein MDTEGITEDHGADHGDGDLAQSAAMKLSEIGERTKQLGTKFKDPERQRRIILVIVCVALLLDNMLYMVIVPIIPDYLAELQSEADHASFNARVINAGNSSNHTIFKATKGNFDLQIGVLFASKAILQLLVNPLTGTFIDRVGYDLPLFIGLIIMFFSTCLFAFADNYVALFAARSLQGLGSAFADTSGIAMIADKYTEEAERSRALGIALAFISFGSLVAPPFGGILYEFCGKRVPFIVLACICFTDGMLCLTVLKPFSRGERENMPVGTPIYKLMIDPYIAVVAGALTTCNIPLAFLEPTIANWMEETMHSSQWEIGLAWLPAFFPHVLGVYITVKLAAKYPHLQWFYGALGMVIIGASSCTVPACKTFGQLMGPLCGICFGIALVDTALLPTLAFLVDVRHVSVYGSVYAIADISYCVAYALGPVVAGQIVHDLGFIQLNLGMGLANVLYAPALFLLKNVCQMKPSNSERGMLLEEGPTGLYDTIKTQERERKRKGLSNVVDENGIDKYSEEESFENA; encoded by the coding sequence ATGGATACAGAGGGAATCACAGAGGACCACGGAGCCGACCACGGAGACGGGGATCTAGCGCAATCTGCTGCTATGAAACTGTCTGAGATAGGCGAAAGAACTAAACAACTAGGTACTAAATTCAAAGACCCTGAGCGACAGAGACGGATTATTCTAGTGATTGTCTGTGTAGCACTTCTATTAGATAACATGCTTTACATGGTAATTGTGCCGATCATACCAGACTATTTGGCAGAATTACAAAGTGAGGCAGATCACGCTTCGTTTAATGCACGAGTAATAAACGCCGGGAATTCCTCGAATCATACTATCTTTAAAGCCACCAAAGGCAACTTCGACCTGCAGATTGGTGTACTTTTTGCGTCCAAAGCCATATTGCAGCTTTTGGTCAACCCGTTGACCGGGACATTCATTGACCGGGTCGGCTATGACCTTCCTCTGTTCATCGGACTCATCATAATGTTTTTTTCCACTTGTCTATTCGCCTTCGCCGATAATTACGTGGCTCTGTTCGCGGCGAGGAGCTTGCAGGGCTTGGGCTCAGCGTTCGCAGATACATCAGGCATCGCCATGATAGCGGATAAGTACACGGAGGAGGCGGAGAGGAGCAGAGCCCTGGGTATCGCCCTGGCATTCATCTCTTTCGGCAGCTTAGTGGCGCCTCCCTTCGGGGGCATCCTGTACGAGTTCTGTGGGAAACGGGTGCCCTTCATTGTGCTGGCCTGCATCTGTTTCACGGACGGCATGCTGTGCCTGACTGTGTTAAAGCCATTctccagaggggagagagagaacatgcccGTGGGCACCCCCATCTACAAACTGATGATCGACCCCTACATAGCTGTGGTGGCGGGTGCCCTGACCACCTGTAACATCCCGCTGGCCTTCCTGGAGCCCACCATCGCCAACTGGATGGAAGAAACCATGCACTCTTCCCAATGGGAGATTGGCCTCGCCTGGCTTCCCGCGTTCTTCCCGCATGTCCTGGGTGTGTACATCACCGTCAAACTCGCGGCTAAGTACCCACACCTGCAGTGGTTCTACGGGGCTTTGGGCATGGTGATAATCGGCGCCAGTTCGTGCACCGTGCCAGCCTGTAAAACCTTCGGCCAGCTGATGGGCCCACTGTGTGGCATCTGCTTTGGCATCGCCCTGGTGGACACGGCGCTACTGCCTACACTCGCTTTCCTGGTGGACGTGCGGCATGTGTCGGTGTACGGCAGTGTGTACGCCATCGCTGACATCTCCTACTGCGTGGCCTACGCCCTGGGCCCTGTGGTGGCCGGACAGATAGTCCACGACCTGGGCTTCATTCAGCTCAACCTGGGCATGGGCCTCGCCAACGTGCTTTACGCACCAGCGCTGTTCTTACTAAAGAACGTGTGCCAAATGAAACCTTCAAACTCGGAGAGAGGCATGCTACTGGAGGAAGGCCCCACGGGTCTCTACGACACAATAAAAACTCAGGAAcgcgagaggaagaggaaggggttaaGTAATGTTGTTGATGAGAATGGCATCGACAAGTATTCTGAAGAGGAGTCATTTGAGAATGcgtaa